One segment of Cydia fagiglandana chromosome 12, ilCydFagi1.1, whole genome shotgun sequence DNA contains the following:
- the LOC134669277 gene encoding cytochrome P450 6k1-like has translation MLLTLLVAVLACLLVILYIQHRKNSRFWAELGVPHSPPHPLLGNFECFFRHNVGIWMRDLHAKFQVPFIGIWVFRQPVLMVADPEVTRRILLSDSDLFRNRNLASGKSDPVGGLNIFTIKDPTWSNIRRRITYIFTAAKLKAMHGLLSSKSKATITRIRQDKANNKTTEIRTLFADYTTDIIGTSLFGMQNDAVGTGDSALRAVTREFMKFNWFRGLSIYSIFFWPALVDIFRFTFFPKKSVDFFRKTVNTIIEHRITNNLENNDFLDALVKMKKEKLDDGQEFSDDLLAAQATIMLQGGFDTSAVALTFMVNELAHNSKIQEKLYEELSEAKNKKDGADFNFGDLEKLVYLNCVIKESLRRYPPMGWLDRICSIDYKINDTLTLPAHTPVYINAIGMHHDPNLFPDPYKFDPDRFLPENEQNIVPFSYLPFGDGPRMCIGKRFAQMSMRYLLSELILSMELQPLPCSTTPSKMIFESKAPFLMPEHPISVEFIPRN, from the exons ATGTTATTAACACTACTAGTCGCTGTGTTGGCCTGCCTGCTGGTCATATTGTACATTCAGCACCGCAAGAATAGTCGCTTCTGGGCTGAACTGGGGGTCCCGCACTCCCCCCCACACCCATTGCTGGGTAACTTCGAGTGCTTCTTCAGACATAATGTG GGTATATGGATGCGTGATCTACACGCAAAGTTCCAAGTCCCGTTTATTGGTATCTGGGTGTTCCGGCAGCCTGTCCTGATGGTAGCGGATCCTGAGGTCACGAGGCGTATCTTGCTGTCTGACAGCGACCTTTTCCGGAACAGAAATTTGGCATCGGGAAAGTCGGATCCTGTGGGGGGGCTTAACATTTTCACCATTAAA GATCCAACATGGAGTAACATTAGGCGGCGTATAACATATATATTCACGGCAGCAAAGCTTAAAGCGATGCATGGACTGCTGTCATCTAAGTCAAAAGCGACCATCACCCGAATACGGCAAGATAAGGCGAACAACAAGACCACAGAGATTAGG ACCCTTTTTGCTGACTACACCACCGACATCATCGGAACCTCCCTCTTTGGTATGCAGAACGATGCCGTCGGCACTGGTGACAGTGCCCTCCGTGCTGTCACTCGGGAGTTCATGAAATTCAATTGGTTTCGCGGGCTGTCTATTTACAGCATTTTCTTCTGGCCTGCTCTTGTGGATATTTTCAG GTTCACGTTTTTTCCGAAAAAAAGTGTGGATTTCTTTAGGAAGACTGTGAATACGATAATTGAACACAGAATAACCAACAACCTTGAAAACAATGATTTTCTTGACGCTTTGGTTAAGATGAAGAAAGAGAAACTTGACGATGGGCAAG AATTCAGTGATGACCTGCTAGCCGCCCAGGCTACTATCATGTTGCAAGGAGGATTCGACACTTCGGCAGTCGCTCTCACATTCATGGTGAACGAGCTAGCTCACAATTCCAAGATACAG GAAAAACTATACGAGGAATTAAGTGAGGCTAAAAATAAGAAAGATGGTGCTGACTTCAATTTTGGTGATTTGGAGAAATTGGTTTATCTAAACTGCGTTATTAAAG AGAGCTTGCGAAGATACCCTCCAATGGGCTGGCTGGATCGTATCTGCTCCATCGACTACAAGATCAACGACACCCTCACCCTCCCCGCGCACACCCCCGTCTACATCAACGCCATTGGCATGCACCACGACCCCAACTTGTTCCCTGACCCTTACAAGTTCGACCCTGATAGATTCTTGCCTGAGAATGAGCAGAATATTGTCCCTTTCTCGTATTTGCCTTTTGGAGATGGTCCCAGAATGTGTATAG GTAAACGTTTCGCCCAGATGTCTATGCGGTACCTGCTGTCAGAACTCATCCTGAGCATGGAGCTCCAGCCTCTGCCCTGCTCTACGACGCCAAGCAAAATGATCTTCGAGTCAAAAGCTCCATTCCTTATGCCGGAGCATCCTATTTCTGTCGAGTTCATACCGAGGAACTGA